The following are from one region of the Fibrobacter sp. genome:
- a CDS encoding 2,3-bisphosphoglycerate-independent phosphoglycerate mutase, translating to MKKRPVCLIIRDGWGRGKEENSNAIFKAATPFTDQYEKNCPTTIIETSGLSVGLPAGYMGNSEVGHLNIGAGRTVYQSLTRIDKSISDGDFFTNMAFLTAIEYVKKSGGNLHLAGLIQEEGVHAVTRHCIALLELCKKHDLKNVLIHAITDGRDTPPKSALEHLQFLQEGIEKTGTGRVATVIGRYYAMDRDNRWERTELAYRAIMEGKGTSAGNWREAIENAYASGETDEFIKPKIIDYQGMSEKDAFIFFNFRFDRTRQLTKAMVEPQFSEFSRPFVVSCFIAMTHYYDDGNFIEAYPEMSNANILGEVLSNNGLKQFRCAETEKYAHVTFFFNGQRNDPFPGEDRVLVPSPKVPTYDHKPEMSALEVRDKLVEAINSDKYDVVICNFANCDMVGHTGVYEAIIKAVETVDTCVHDVVEAALAKGGACIITADHGNAEQTKLEDNSPMTAHTTNPVPLTLIGVPGVKLREGGKLCDIAPTVLDLLSIEVPPEMTGKSLIS from the coding sequence ATGAAAAAGAGACCAGTGTGTCTTATTATTCGTGATGGCTGGGGCAGAGGTAAGGAAGAGAATTCCAACGCCATTTTCAAGGCAGCTACCCCTTTTACCGATCAGTACGAAAAAAACTGTCCCACTACCATTATTGAAACCTCCGGACTCAGTGTGGGACTTCCTGCAGGATATATGGGAAACAGCGAAGTCGGTCATCTCAATATCGGGGCTGGACGTACAGTTTATCAGAGCCTTACCCGTATTGACAAATCGATATCAGACGGGGATTTCTTTACGAACATGGCATTCCTTACCGCTATAGAGTATGTCAAAAAAAGCGGCGGCAATCTTCATCTGGCCGGTCTGATCCAGGAAGAGGGTGTGCATGCGGTAACAAGGCATTGTATTGCGCTTCTTGAACTCTGCAAAAAGCATGATCTCAAAAATGTGCTGATTCACGCTATCACGGACGGCAGGGACACTCCGCCAAAATCCGCCCTCGAGCATCTGCAGTTTCTTCAGGAGGGGATCGAGAAGACCGGTACCGGAAGAGTAGCTACAGTTATAGGGCGCTATTATGCCATGGACAGGGACAACAGATGGGAGCGGACCGAACTGGCATACCGTGCGATCATGGAGGGGAAGGGGACCAGTGCCGGAAACTGGAGAGAAGCTATTGAGAATGCTTATGCATCCGGCGAAACTGATGAGTTTATAAAGCCAAAGATTATCGATTATCAGGGTATGAGTGAGAAGGATGCGTTCATCTTTTTCAATTTCCGTTTTGATCGCACTCGTCAATTAACAAAGGCGATGGTGGAACCGCAGTTCTCTGAATTCAGCAGGCCTTTTGTCGTATCCTGCTTTATAGCAATGACCCATTATTATGATGATGGCAATTTCATCGAGGCCTATCCGGAGATGAGCAATGCCAATATTCTGGGTGAAGTGTTGTCTAATAATGGCCTGAAGCAGTTCAGATGCGCTGAAACGGAGAAATATGCGCATGTCACGTTTTTCTTCAATGGCCAGAGAAATGATCCATTTCCAGGTGAAGACAGGGTACTTGTCCCAAGTCCGAAAGTGCCTACTTACGATCACAAGCCGGAGATGAGTGCGCTGGAGGTCAGGGATAAGCTTGTGGAGGCAATAAACAGTGACAAATACGATGTGGTTATCTGTAATTTTGCCAACTGTGACATGGTAGGGCACACCGGGGTTTACGAAGCGATCATAAAGGCCGTGGAAACTGTTGATACCTGTGTACATGATGTTGTGGAGGCGGCACTGGCAAAGGGAGGTGCCTGTATCATTACCGCTGACCATGGAAATGCGGAGCAGACAAAGCTCGAGGATAATTCTCCGATGACAGCACATACCACAAATCCGGTGCCGTTGACTCTTATCGGTGTCCCTGGTGTGAAACTGAGAGAGGGCGGAAAACTCTGCGATATCGCACCAACTGTTCTGGATCTGCTTTCAATCGAAGTGCCTCCGGAGATGACCGGAAAGTCGCTTATCTCCTGA
- a CDS encoding glycosyltransferase family 4 protein, translated as MSKRRIHRILFLSHEFPPFGGGGGRILAYLCDELHKRGFELTVLTASPPAKIRQQFPFRVVYFPTFRKARFKTSVPAMILYILQTFFFGLSGKAKGYDLLFSNMAIPAGIVGSVLRRILNVPHVVWYHNTEVTQNRPDRAGFFFRMMCNSVGKQADMNFFISKGLLDLALTYGPVPSPSVLPNAVCIHQSFPRRYEKGEKIFLFAARMESVKNPLLLIDAVRILKEQGLPAETRILMFGSGSLYKKVKERIIRYGLENTVSLEPVLLFEKMPELYSRSYALLIPSVVEGFPTTILEAGAFGVPAIGSDTIGNRDAIINRETGILVRLNDCENLADAMHKLASDPSLRNRLGEAAFARSKEFTIQRTAGTFVSALDSGL; from the coding sequence ATGTCAAAAAGAAGAATACACAGAATACTGTTTCTCTCCCATGAATTTCCACCCTTTGGTGGTGGGGGAGGACGGATTCTGGCTTACCTGTGTGATGAGCTTCATAAGAGAGGCTTCGAGCTGACTGTCCTGACGGCTTCTCCTCCTGCAAAAATCCGGCAGCAGTTTCCTTTCCGGGTGGTCTATTTTCCCACATTCAGAAAAGCCCGCTTTAAAACCAGTGTTCCCGCAATGATTCTTTACATCCTTCAAACATTTTTTTTCGGCCTTTCCGGGAAGGCGAAAGGATATGACCTGCTTTTTTCCAATATGGCGATCCCTGCAGGAATTGTCGGTTCAGTCTTGCGCAGGATTCTCAATGTTCCTCATGTGGTATGGTATCATAATACCGAGGTCACACAGAACAGGCCCGACCGGGCTGGTTTCTTTTTCAGAATGATGTGCAATTCAGTGGGAAAACAGGCTGACATGAATTTCTTTATTTCAAAGGGACTTCTTGACCTGGCGCTTACCTATGGGCCTGTCCCCTCTCCCTCTGTGCTTCCTAATGCTGTCTGCATACATCAGAGTTTTCCCCGCAGGTATGAAAAAGGTGAAAAGATCTTTCTTTTTGCGGCCAGGATGGAATCTGTAAAGAATCCCCTTCTTCTTATCGATGCTGTGCGAATCTTGAAGGAACAGGGTTTGCCGGCTGAAACACGGATTCTGATGTTCGGAAGCGGTTCTCTTTACAAAAAAGTAAAGGAAAGAATCATAAGGTATGGACTTGAAAACACGGTTTCTCTGGAGCCTGTTCTGCTGTTTGAGAAAATGCCGGAGCTCTACAGCAGGTCCTATGCTTTGCTTATTCCTTCGGTTGTAGAGGGGTTTCCAACGACAATTCTTGAAGCGGGTGCATTCGGGGTTCCTGCCATCGGCTCTGACACGATCGGGAACAGGGATGCGATTATTAATCGTGAAACTGGTATTCTGGTCAGGTTGAATGACTGTGAGAATCTGGCTGATGCGATGCATAAACTGGCATCTGATCCCTCTTTACGCAACCGCTTGGGGGAGGCAGCTTTCGCAAGGTCGAAAGAGTTTACAATCCAGAGAACCGCGGGCACCTTTGTTTCAGCTTTGGATTCAGGCCTCTAA